One genomic region from Tistrella bauzanensis encodes:
- the sufB gene encoding Fe-S cluster assembly protein SufB, whose translation MTSKNAVEALVAREYAEGFHVDIDADNVPPGLDESVIRVISAKKQEPAFMLDWRLKAYKTWLAMEEPDWAFLKKPKLDFQSIIYYSAPKPKTDGPQSLDEVDPELLKIYERLGIPLKEQELLAGVSNVAVDAVLDSVSVATTYKGKLKEMGIIFCSFSEAVREYPELVQKYMGSVVPVGDNFYAAMNAAVFSDGTFVYVPKGVRCPMELSTYFRINTAGTGQFERTLIIAEEGAYVSYLEGCTAPMRDENQLHAAVVELVAMKDAEIKYSTVQNWYPGDAEGRGGILNYVTKRGACRGANSKISWTQVETGSAITWKYPSVILQGDNSIGEFYSVAVANNAQQADTGTKMIHIGRNTRSTIISKGISAGRGQNTYRGLVRMQKGAEGARNYTQCDSLLLGPDCGAHTFPYIESRNPTAQVEHEATTSKISDDQLFYLMQRGLSAEDAVSMIINGFCKDVLKELPMEFAVEAQKLLGITLEGSVG comes from the coding sequence ATGACGAGCAAGAACGCAGTCGAGGCGCTGGTCGCCCGGGAGTACGCGGAAGGATTTCACGTCGATATCGACGCGGACAACGTGCCGCCTGGACTCGACGAGAGCGTCATCCGCGTGATTTCCGCCAAGAAGCAGGAACCCGCGTTCATGCTTGACTGGCGGTTGAAGGCTTACAAGACATGGCTGGCGATGGAAGAGCCCGACTGGGCTTTCCTGAAGAAGCCCAAGCTCGATTTTCAATCGATCATCTATTATTCGGCTCCGAAGCCGAAGACCGACGGGCCGCAGAGCCTGGACGAGGTCGACCCGGAACTGCTGAAGATCTATGAACGTCTGGGCATCCCGCTGAAGGAACAGGAGCTTCTGGCCGGCGTGTCGAATGTCGCGGTCGATGCCGTGCTCGACAGCGTGTCGGTGGCCACCACCTACAAGGGCAAGCTCAAGGAGATGGGCATCATCTTCTGCTCGTTCTCCGAGGCGGTGCGCGAATATCCCGAGCTGGTCCAGAAGTATATGGGCTCGGTGGTGCCGGTTGGCGACAACTTCTATGCCGCCATGAACGCCGCCGTGTTCTCGGACGGCACCTTCGTCTACGTGCCCAAGGGCGTGCGCTGCCCGATGGAGCTGTCGACCTATTTCCGCATCAACACCGCCGGGACCGGCCAGTTCGAACGGACGCTGATCATCGCCGAGGAAGGCGCCTATGTCAGCTATCTGGAGGGCTGCACGGCACCGATGCGCGACGAGAACCAGCTACATGCGGCGGTGGTGGAACTGGTCGCGATGAAGGACGCCGAGATCAAGTACTCGACGGTCCAGAACTGGTACCCGGGCGATGCCGAGGGCCGGGGTGGCATTCTGAACTATGTCACCAAGCGCGGTGCCTGCCGCGGCGCCAATTCGAAGATCTCGTGGACCCAGGTCGAGACCGGATCGGCGATCACCTGGAAGTATCCCAGCGTGATCCTGCAGGGTGACAACTCGATCGGCGAGTTCTATTCGGTTGCGGTGGCGAACAACGCCCAGCAGGCCGATACCGGCACCAAGATGATCCATATCGGCCGCAACACCCGCAGCACGATCATCTCGAAGGGGATTTCCGCCGGCCGCGGCCAGAACACCTATCGCGGTCTGGTGCGGATGCAGAAGGGCGCCGAGGGCGCGCGCAACTATACCCAGTGCGACAGCCTGTTGCTGGGCCCCGATTGCGGCGCGCACACCTTCCCCTATATCGAGAGCCGCAACCCGACGGCACAGGTGGAGCACGAGGCCACGACCTCGAAGATCAGCGACGATCAGCTGTTCTATCTGATGCAGCGCGGGCTGTCGGCCGAGGATGCCGTGTCGATGATCATCAACGGCTTCTGCAAGGACGTGCTGAAGGAATTGCCGATGGAGTTCGCGGTCGAGGCGCAGAAGCTGCTGGGCATCACGCTGGAGGGCAGCGTCGGCTGA
- a CDS encoding SUF system Fe-S cluster assembly regulator encodes MLKIAKLTDYGIVVLTHIAHAPDRVHRVTELADELNIPAPTVAKLAKTLARDGLLISHRGAHGGYRLARPAAEIRVVDIVESLEGPVAIMECIEHPGACRQESVCQTRGNWIRINRAITRALEGISLADMALDTPVAPEVPILAEAAV; translated from the coding sequence ATGCTTAAAATCGCCAAACTGACCGACTATGGCATCGTGGTGCTCACCCACATCGCCCATGCGCCCGACCGGGTCCACCGGGTGACGGAGCTTGCCGATGAGCTGAACATCCCGGCGCCCACGGTCGCGAAGCTGGCCAAGACCCTGGCGCGCGACGGGCTGCTGATCTCGCATCGCGGCGCGCATGGCGGCTATCGTCTGGCGCGGCCCGCGGCCGAGATCCGGGTCGTCGACATCGTCGAGAGCCTGGAAGGGCCGGTGGCGATCATGGAATGCATCGAACATCCCGGCGCCTGCCGACAGGAAAGCGTCTGCCAGACCCGCGGCAACTGGATCCGGATCAACCGGGCCATCACCCGCGCGCTGGAAGGTATCAGCCTGGCCGATATGGCGCTCGACACCCCGGTGGCGCCGGAGGTGCCGATCCTGGCCGAGGCTGCGGTGTGA
- a CDS encoding heparinase II/III family protein codes for MAATTRMPPSGSPLPGAGDRLRALAHRWFVAPLPDARGRIGRVLVPVRPGNPDRGVEMVQGRFHLAGQVVEATHKLGPDPYTPADGDAAGRGADEPDIELTPPPPVLPAPDPFLDDTALPEDAALLEGGSVAVAPPPVAAMPPPPALSRPDWLPDEASDAWLVAWQGFTWMDDLRAVAGSHASRARALARALVAEWIAADRAAFEPYAWSPGIAGRRLAAFALHAGFLIDADDDTLQAARTDDRRLMAAMRQHADRLERMVKWRGLDGVERIQALRGLWMGRAALGAGRRKLAKIAKQLALALGRQIHEDGVHRSRSPARQLELLSDLVELKAIAAAHNLNMPGEFDDAMSRLAAALRLMRHRDGVLALFNGTPEIPAAEVDAVLGQIPPRGMDRLDGRIGGFERLAARRTTVLVDLGLPAPPRAGQTGFAGFGSFEMSTGRERLVVNCGAYVARPGPWMQAVTQAAAHSGVTIDETGPVRVEAGSGDRRQRRDTPPVVVDRRDDEGAQWLEFSHHGFRDHGLVHSRRLYLGPDGDDLRGEDRFTATGADDTAAPSRFALRFHLHPAAKASPIQGGAAVLVRPVRGPGWYVRADGASIAIEDSVHMGQGGRVRAAQQIVVSGVTEGAETRIRWAFQQVQSRPEGDARVNAAATGPGFDTRPARIEDVRGAAGDARTGTAVPDAAGPPEPAALRGTRPGAGDPPASA; via the coding sequence ATGGCCGCGACCACGCGCATGCCGCCGTCCGGAAGTCCGCTGCCCGGCGCTGGCGACCGTTTGAGGGCGCTGGCCCATCGCTGGTTCGTGGCGCCCCTGCCCGATGCCCGCGGCCGTATCGGGCGGGTGCTGGTGCCGGTGCGTCCGGGCAACCCCGATCGCGGGGTGGAGATGGTTCAGGGCCGGTTTCATCTGGCGGGACAGGTGGTCGAGGCCACCCACAAGCTGGGCCCCGACCCCTATACCCCCGCCGATGGCGATGCCGCCGGCCGTGGCGCCGACGAGCCCGATATCGAGCTGACACCGCCGCCACCGGTGCTGCCGGCGCCGGACCCGTTTCTGGACGATACCGCCCTGCCCGAGGATGCGGCCCTGCTGGAAGGAGGCAGCGTTGCCGTGGCGCCGCCGCCGGTTGCGGCCATGCCGCCGCCGCCCGCCTTGTCGCGCCCCGACTGGCTGCCGGACGAGGCATCCGATGCCTGGCTGGTCGCCTGGCAGGGTTTCACCTGGATGGACGACCTGCGGGCGGTGGCGGGCAGCCACGCATCCCGCGCCCGCGCGCTGGCCCGTGCCCTGGTTGCGGAATGGATCGCCGCCGATCGCGCCGCCTTCGAGCCCTATGCCTGGTCGCCTGGTATCGCCGGGCGCCGGCTGGCTGCATTCGCATTGCATGCGGGCTTTCTGATCGACGCCGACGACGACACGCTGCAGGCCGCCCGCACCGACGACCGCCGCCTGATGGCTGCTATGCGTCAGCATGCGGATCGGCTGGAGCGGATGGTGAAATGGCGCGGGCTGGATGGTGTGGAGCGCATCCAGGCGCTGAGGGGCCTGTGGATGGGCCGCGCCGCCCTTGGCGCCGGCCGCCGCAAGCTTGCCAAAATTGCGAAACAACTGGCCCTGGCGCTGGGCCGGCAGATCCACGAGGACGGGGTGCATCGCTCGCGGTCTCCCGCCCGTCAGTTGGAACTGTTGTCGGATCTGGTGGAACTGAAGGCGATCGCCGCCGCCCATAATCTGAACATGCCGGGCGAGTTCGACGACGCGATGTCGCGGCTGGCGGCGGCATTGCGGCTGATGCGCCATCGCGACGGGGTGCTGGCGCTGTTCAACGGCACGCCGGAAATTCCGGCAGCCGAGGTCGATGCCGTGCTGGGCCAGATCCCGCCCCGGGGCATGGACCGCCTGGATGGCCGCATCGGCGGGTTCGAGCGGCTGGCCGCGCGCCGCACCACGGTTCTGGTCGATCTGGGCCTGCCGGCGCCGCCACGCGCCGGCCAGACCGGCTTTGCCGGGTTCGGATCGTTCGAGATGTCGACCGGCCGTGAACGGCTGGTGGTGAATTGCGGCGCCTATGTCGCCCGGCCGGGCCCCTGGATGCAGGCGGTGACCCAGGCCGCCGCCCATTCCGGCGTTACGATCGACGAGACCGGACCGGTGCGGGTTGAAGCCGGCAGCGGCGATCGCCGCCAGCGCCGCGATACGCCGCCGGTGGTGGTCGATCGCCGCGACGACGAGGGTGCGCAATGGCTGGAATTCAGCCATCACGGCTTCCGTGATCACGGGCTGGTCCACAGCCGGCGGCTGTATCTGGGCCCGGATGGCGACGATCTGCGCGGTGAGGACCGGTTCACGGCAACCGGGGCCGACGACACGGCGGCACCGTCGCGCTTCGCGCTTCGCTTTCATCTGCATCCGGCCGCCAAGGCATCGCCCATCCAGGGCGGTGCCGCCGTGCTGGTGCGGCCGGTTCGTGGCCCCGGCTGGTATGTCCGGGCCGATGGCGCCTCGATCGCGATCGAGGACAGCGTTCATATGGGTCAGGGCGGTCGGGTGCGCGCCGCCCAGCAGATCGTGGTCAGCGGCGTGACCGAGGGGGCCGAGACCCGCATCCGCTGGGCATTCCAGCAGGTGCAGTCGCGACCCGAGGGGGATGCCCGGGTCAATGCCGCCGCGACCGGCCCCGGCTTCGACACCCGCCCGGCGCGGATCGAGGATGTGCGCGGCGCAGCCGGCGATGCCAGGACCGGCACAGCGGTGCCGGACGCGGCCGGGCCGCCTGAGCCGGCCGCCCTGCGGGGCACACGCCCGGGCGCCGGCGATCCGCCTGCATCAGCGTGA
- the rpe gene encoding ribulose-phosphate 3-epimerase, whose amino-acid sequence MTEAPASPVRAGLNHTAAATPSRAPIRIAPSILSADFGRLGAEVQAIDDAGADYIHVDVMDGHYVPNLTIGPMVVKALKPWSKKVFDVHLMIAPVDPYIAAFVEAGADIVTVHAEAGPHLHRTVQLVKSLGAKVGVSLNPSTPPEVLDYVLPDLDLVLVMSVNPGFGGQSFIPSQLDKIRILRARIDATGRDIDLEVDGGVTPETAALVAAAGADVLVAGSAAFKGGAAAYADNIARLRAGADRGRQGA is encoded by the coding sequence ATGACCGAGGCACCAGCCAGCCCCGTCCGCGCCGGTCTCAATCACACCGCGGCCGCAACCCCCAGCCGGGCGCCGATTCGGATCGCGCCGTCGATCCTGTCGGCTGATTTCGGCCGGCTGGGCGCCGAGGTGCAGGCCATCGACGACGCCGGCGCCGACTATATCCATGTCGACGTGATGGATGGGCATTACGTGCCGAACCTGACCATCGGCCCGATGGTGGTCAAGGCGCTGAAGCCATGGTCGAAGAAGGTCTTCGACGTGCATCTGATGATCGCGCCGGTCGACCCCTATATCGCGGCCTTTGTCGAGGCCGGGGCGGATATCGTGACGGTTCATGCCGAGGCCGGGCCGCATCTCCACCGCACCGTGCAACTGGTCAAGTCGCTGGGGGCGAAGGTCGGGGTGTCGCTGAACCCGTCGACCCCGCCCGAGGTGCTGGACTATGTGCTGCCCGACCTGGATCTGGTGCTGGTGATGAGCGTCAATCCGGGCTTTGGCGGCCAGAGCTTCATTCCGTCGCAGCTGGACAAGATCCGGATCCTGCGCGCCAGGATCGACGCCACCGGACGCGATATCGACCTTGAGGTCGACGGCGGCGTGACGCCGGAGACCGCGGCCCTGGTCGCGGCGGCGGGCGCCGACGTGCTGGTGGCGGGCTCCGCCGCCTTCAAGGGCGGGGCCGCTGCCTATGCCGACAATATCGCCAGGCTCCGTGCCGGCGCCGACCGCGGCCGGCAGGGGGCTTGA
- a CDS encoding RsmB/NOP family class I SAM-dependent RNA methyltransferase, producing MTGPQDRSGQRPPVAPRQGADARRSTGHRPEGRRQDPAPQGTDRTYQGERDGRIQGGKSRNDRYRAQRDRAAEGARSFREPTPSRAVAAELLMDVLDDGRPLDDAIATHAGFHKLDPRARGHARMLVATVLRRKGEFDRLLATVMDRPAPEKAMHVLRLGIADLRVLNTPDHAAVDNAVCLAQAGGLGGLAGLVNAVLRRIAAEGDALAERHGISAVRDNLPRWLRASWEASYGVEATDAIAEVLLREPPIDICVAKPRDVATWAERLGGRAVGARTVRIERAEGGVDRLEGFADGAWWVQDLAATLPAMLLGDVRGKLVYDLCAAPGGKTAQLAAAGAVVTAVDRNPRRMMRLDENMARLGLTVTSVTADLLTWKPETLADAVLLDAPCSGTGTLRRRPDLAWSKRPDQVAELTALQEDLLTAAMAMVKPGGLVVYATCSLEAAEGEALVARALQRGLNAERVPLVADELPARMGMAVNALGELRTTPAMLADAGGMDGFFAVRLRRRADS from the coding sequence TTGACCGGGCCCCAGGACCGTTCAGGCCAGCGGCCCCCTGTCGCCCCGCGGCAGGGGGCCGACGCGCGCCGCAGCACGGGTCACCGGCCGGAAGGCCGTCGCCAGGATCCGGCGCCGCAGGGCACCGATCGCACCTATCAGGGCGAACGCGATGGCCGCATCCAGGGCGGCAAGTCCCGTAACGACCGCTATCGTGCCCAGCGCGACCGCGCGGCCGAAGGCGCCCGCAGCTTCCGCGAGCCGACGCCATCGCGCGCCGTCGCCGCCGAACTGCTGATGGACGTGCTGGATGACGGCCGGCCGCTGGACGACGCCATTGCCACCCATGCCGGTTTCCACAAGCTGGACCCGCGCGCGCGCGGGCATGCCCGGATGCTGGTGGCGACGGTGTTGCGCCGCAAGGGCGAGTTCGACCGGCTGCTGGCGACGGTGATGGACCGGCCGGCGCCTGAGAAGGCGATGCATGTTCTCAGGCTGGGCATCGCCGATCTGCGGGTGCTGAACACGCCCGACCACGCCGCGGTCGACAATGCCGTGTGTCTGGCGCAGGCCGGTGGCCTGGGCGGGTTGGCCGGACTGGTCAATGCGGTGCTGCGCCGGATCGCCGCCGAGGGCGATGCGCTGGCCGAGCGCCATGGCATCAGCGCTGTGCGTGACAACCTGCCGCGTTGGCTGCGCGCCTCGTGGGAGGCGTCTTACGGTGTTGAGGCCACCGACGCGATCGCCGAGGTGCTGCTGCGCGAGCCGCCGATCGACATCTGTGTGGCGAAGCCGCGTGACGTCGCCACCTGGGCCGAGCGCCTGGGTGGCCGGGCCGTCGGCGCCCGCACGGTACGGATCGAGCGCGCCGAGGGCGGTGTCGACCGGCTGGAGGGATTTGCCGACGGCGCCTGGTGGGTGCAGGATCTGGCGGCGACCCTGCCGGCGATGCTGCTGGGTGATGTGCGCGGCAAGCTGGTCTATGACCTGTGCGCCGCCCCCGGTGGCAAGACCGCGCAGCTGGCAGCCGCCGGTGCCGTGGTCACCGCCGTCGACCGCAATCCGCGCCGGATGATGCGGCTGGACGAGAACATGGCGCGGCTGGGTCTGACCGTGACCTCGGTCACCGCCGATCTGCTGACCTGGAAGCCCGAGACCCTGGCCGATGCGGTGCTGCTGGACGCGCCCTGTTCCGGCACCGGCACCCTGCGCCGCCGCCCCGATCTGGCATGGTCGAAGCGTCCCGATCAGGTGGCGGAACTGACGGCGCTGCAGGAAGATCTGCTGACCGCGGCGATGGCCATGGTCAAGCCGGGCGGGCTGGTGGTTTATGCCACCTGTTCGCTGGAAGCGGCCGAGGGCGAGGCGCTGGTCGCGCGCGCGTTGCAGCGCGGCCTGAATGCCGAGCGGGTGCCGCTGGTGGCCGATGAATTGCCGGCACGCATGGGCATGGCGGTGAACGCGCTGGGCGAGTTGCGCACGACACCGGCCATGCTGGCCGACGCGGGTGGCATGGACGGGTTTTTCGCCGTCCGCTTGCGGCGGCGCGCCGATAGCTGA
- the htpX gene encoding zinc metalloprotease HtpX, which yields MNHIRTALLLAAMTGLFMAVGYLIGGGGGMMVALAIAVVMNGVAWWNADKMVLRMYGARPVDQRSAPDLHAMVARLAANAGLPMPMLYIIDEAQPNAFATGRSPEKGAVAVTRGLLQALSPDEVAGVVAHELAHIRNRDTLIMTVTSVIAGAIAMLANFAFFFGGSRDENGNGNPLGFVGVLLVSLLAPFAAALVQMAISRSREYEADRIGAAICGRPDWLASALERLEYASRRVVNGHAEHNPASANLFIVNPLKSNAIDSMFRTHPTTADRVARLRAMVPGAGAARAATATPSPWGPSRTSRGPWN from the coding sequence ATGAACCATATCCGAACGGCTTTGCTGCTTGCGGCCATGACCGGGCTGTTCATGGCCGTGGGCTATCTGATCGGCGGTGGCGGCGGCATGATGGTGGCTCTGGCCATCGCCGTGGTGATGAACGGCGTCGCCTGGTGGAATGCCGACAAGATGGTGCTGCGCATGTATGGCGCGCGGCCCGTGGATCAGCGCTCGGCGCCCGATCTGCATGCGATGGTCGCAAGGCTGGCTGCCAATGCCGGCTTGCCGATGCCGATGCTTTATATCATAGACGAGGCGCAGCCCAATGCCTTCGCCACCGGTCGCTCGCCTGAAAAGGGGGCGGTGGCGGTGACGCGCGGGCTGCTGCAGGCGCTGTCGCCCGACGAAGTCGCAGGCGTTGTGGCCCATGAGCTTGCCCATATCCGCAACCGCGATACCCTGATCATGACCGTGACCTCGGTGATTGCCGGCGCGATCGCCATGCTGGCCAATTTCGCGTTCTTCTTCGGCGGATCGCGGGACGAGAACGGCAATGGCAACCCGCTGGGTTTCGTGGGGGTGTTGCTGGTCTCGCTGCTGGCGCCGTTCGCGGCGGCGCTGGTGCAGATGGCGATCAGCCGGTCGCGCGAATATGAAGCCGACCGCATCGGCGCCGCTATCTGTGGCCGGCCCGACTGGCTGGCCTCGGCGCTGGAACGCCTGGAATACGCCTCTCGCCGCGTGGTCAATGGCCACGCCGAACACAACCCGGCCTCGGCCAATCTGTTTATTGTGAACCCGTTGAAATCAAACGCCATCGACAGCATGTTCCGCACCCATCCAACCACTGCCGACCGGGTGGCGCGCCTGCGTGCCATGGTGCCGGGGGCGGGCGCCGCCCGCGCCGCCACCGCGACCCCCAGCCCGTGGGGCCCCAGCCGCACCAGCCGGGGGCCGTGGAATTGA
- a CDS encoding DUF1674 domain-containing protein, whose protein sequence is MTDKPPMAPTTPAAPAGTTPTVQDTGMTPPRPRETGGPKGPDPVRYGDWERNGKCVDF, encoded by the coding sequence ATGACCGACAAACCCCCGATGGCCCCCACGACCCCCGCCGCACCGGCCGGCACGACACCAACCGTTCAGGATACCGGCATGACGCCCCCCCGCCCGCGCGAGACTGGCGGCCCCAAGGGGCCCGATCCGGTGCGCTATGGCGATTGGGAGCGCAACGGCAAATGTGTTGATTTCTGA
- the acs gene encoding acetate--CoA ligase, translating into MSDLKTVYPVPEAFARDALIDKARYDEMYARSINDPDGFWAEQAQTLDWIKPWDRVKNTDFTGDVSIRWFEGGQINIAQNCLDRHEATRGSKTAIIWEPDDPKAPGRRISYSELAAEVRRFANVLKAQGVAKGDRVTIYLPMIPEAAVAMLACARIGAVHSVVFAGFSPDSLSGRITDCGSTVLITADEGLRGGRKVPLKVNADKALDHCPDVTAVVVVRHTGGDIAMKDGRDIWWHEAMADVSDDCPAEPMDAEDPLFILYTSGSTGKPKGVLHTTAGYLLYAALTHKYVFDIKDDDVYWCTADVGWVTGHSYILYGPLANGATTLMFEGVPTWPDAGRHWEVVDKYGVTIYYTAPTAIRALMREGEAPVKRSSRKSLRLLGSVGEPINPEAWRWYYDVVGDGRCPITDTWWQTETGGLMIAPLPGATDLKPGSATLPLFGVKPVIVDNEGQPLEGACEGNLCIADSWPGQMRSVYGDHERFAQTYFSTFPGMYFTGDGCRRDEDGYYWITGRVDDVINVSGHRMGTAEVESALVAHPKVAEAAVVGYPHELKGQGIYAYVTLKSGETPSEALRKELVAWVRNEIGPIATPDLIQWAPGLPKTRSGKIMRRILRKIAANEHEGLGDTSTLADPSVVEDLVGNRMNGN; encoded by the coding sequence ATGTCAGACCTGAAAACCGTCTATCCCGTCCCGGAGGCCTTCGCGCGCGACGCGCTGATCGACAAGGCCCGTTATGACGAGATGTATGCCCGCTCGATCAACGATCCCGACGGCTTCTGGGCCGAACAGGCCCAGACGCTCGACTGGATCAAGCCCTGGGACCGGGTCAAGAACACCGACTTCACCGGCGATGTCTCGATCCGCTGGTTCGAAGGCGGGCAGATCAACATCGCCCAGAATTGCCTGGACCGCCACGAGGCGACCCGCGGCAGCAAGACCGCGATCATCTGGGAACCCGATGATCCGAAGGCCCCGGGCCGCCGGATCAGCTATTCGGAACTCGCCGCCGAGGTCCGCCGCTTCGCCAATGTGCTGAAGGCGCAGGGGGTCGCCAAGGGCGACCGGGTGACGATCTATCTGCCGATGATCCCGGAAGCGGCGGTGGCGATGCTGGCCTGTGCGCGCATCGGTGCGGTGCATTCGGTGGTGTTTGCCGGCTTCTCGCCCGACAGCCTGTCGGGCCGGATCACCGATTGCGGATCGACCGTGCTGATCACCGCCGACGAGGGCCTGCGCGGCGGCCGCAAGGTGCCGCTGAAGGTGAATGCCGACAAGGCGCTGGATCATTGCCCGGATGTGACGGCGGTGGTGGTGGTGCGTCATACCGGCGGCGATATCGCCATGAAAGACGGCCGCGACATCTGGTGGCACGAGGCGATGGCGGATGTGTCCGACGACTGCCCGGCCGAGCCGATGGACGCCGAAGACCCGCTGTTCATCCTGTATACCTCGGGATCGACCGGCAAGCCCAAGGGCGTGCTGCACACCACCGCTGGCTATCTGCTGTATGCGGCGCTGACCCATAAATACGTCTTCGACATTAAGGATGATGACGTCTACTGGTGCACGGCCGATGTCGGCTGGGTGACCGGGCATTCCTATATCCTGTATGGCCCGCTGGCCAATGGCGCCACCACCCTGATGTTCGAGGGCGTGCCGACCTGGCCCGATGCCGGCCGGCATTGGGAGGTGGTCGATAAATACGGGGTGACGATCTATTACACCGCGCCGACCGCGATCCGCGCGCTGATGCGCGAGGGCGAGGCGCCGGTGAAGCGGTCGTCGCGCAAGAGCCTGCGCCTGCTGGGATCGGTGGGTGAGCCGATCAACCCGGAAGCCTGGCGCTGGTATTACGACGTGGTCGGCGATGGCCGCTGCCCGATCACCGACACCTGGTGGCAGACCGAGACCGGCGGCCTGATGATCGCGCCGTTGCCCGGCGCCACCGATCTGAAGCCGGGTTCCGCCACGTTGCCGCTGTTCGGGGTGAAGCCGGTGATCGTGGATAACGAGGGCCAGCCGCTGGAGGGCGCCTGCGAGGGCAATCTGTGCATCGCCGACAGTTGGCCCGGCCAGATGCGGTCGGTCTATGGCGACCATGAACGGTTTGCCCAGACCTATTTCAGCACCTTCCCCGGCATGTATTTCACCGGCGACGGCTGCCGGCGCGACGAGGACGGCTATTACTGGATCACCGGCCGGGTCGACGACGTGATCAACGTCTCTGGGCACCGCATGGGCACGGCTGAGGTGGAAAGCGCGCTGGTCGCCCATCCCAAGGTCGCCGAGGCGGCGGTGGTGGGCTATCCCCACGAGTTGAAGGGCCAGGGCATCTATGCCTATGTGACCCTGAAATCGGGCGAGACCCCCAGCGAGGCGCTGCGCAAGGAACTGGTCGCCTGGGTGCGCAACGAGATCGGCCCGATCGCCACCCCGGACCTGATCCAATGGGCGCCGGGCCTGCCCAAGACCCGGTCCGGCAAGATCATGCGTCGCATCCTGCGCAAGATCGCCGCCAACGAGCATGAGGGGCTGGGCGACACTTCGACCCTCGCCGATCCGAGCGTGGTCGAGGATCTGGTCGGCAACCGGATGAACGGCAACTGA
- a CDS encoding Rieske (2Fe-2S) protein, which produces MTATADSTRAGRLRLCPADEVPEGGGRGFVFGRMPEELRVFVIRWQGRLLAYENACPHAGVSLDWTPDRFFDRNGELLICALHGARFRPEDGLCVAGPCRGLKLTALAIELNDEGVVHALDPGRPSP; this is translated from the coding sequence ATGACCGCGACGGCTGACAGCACGCGCGCCGGACGCCTGAGGCTGTGCCCGGCGGACGAGGTGCCGGAGGGCGGTGGCCGCGGCTTCGTCTTCGGCCGGATGCCGGAAGAGCTGCGGGTGTTCGTGATCCGCTGGCAGGGCCGGCTGCTGGCGTATGAGAATGCCTGCCCGCATGCCGGCGTGTCGCTGGACTGGACGCCGGACCGGTTCTTCGACCGCAATGGCGAGTTGCTGATCTGCGCCCTACACGGCGCCCGCTTCCGGCCCGAGGATGGCCTGTGCGTGGCGGGGCCGTGCCGGGGGCTGAAGCTTACGGCGCTGGCCATCGAACTGAACGACGAGGGCGTGGTGCATGCGCTTGATCCGGGGCGCCCGTCGCCCTGA
- a CDS encoding EVE domain-containing protein: MGRWLVKSEPFKYSWDRMVAEGRTHWDGVRNHQAAANLKAMKLGDRAFFYHSNEGKEIVGVVQVAREYYPDPSDPAGRFGMVDMQAVAPVAQPVTLAQIKTDPALEGIALVRQSRLSVMAIEDEHWAHICRLAGIDPDI, encoded by the coding sequence ATGGGCCGCTGGCTGGTGAAGTCGGAACCCTTCAAATATTCCTGGGACCGGATGGTTGCCGAGGGTCGCACCCATTGGGATGGCGTGCGCAACCATCAGGCCGCCGCCAATCTGAAGGCCATGAAGCTGGGCGACCGGGCGTTCTTCTATCACTCCAACGAGGGCAAGGAGATCGTGGGCGTGGTTCAGGTGGCGCGGGAATACTATCCCGATCCGTCGGACCCGGCCGGGCGCTTCGGCATGGTCGACATGCAGGCGGTGGCGCCGGTGGCGCAGCCGGTGACCCTGGCCCAGATCAAGACCGATCCGGCGCTGGAGGGCATTGCCCTGGTGCGCCAGTCGCGGCTGTCGGTGATGGCGATCGAGGATGAGCACTGGGCCCATATCTGCCGGCTGGCCGGCATCGACCCGGATATCTGA
- a CDS encoding YciI family protein, giving the protein MLFAIICIDKPGHEAVRLETRPDHVAYLRQEDEQVMLAGPFLSDDGSAMTGSLIVYDAETLDEAREFAAGDPYAKAGLFDSVTIRPWRKTIDNR; this is encoded by the coding sequence ATGCTGTTCGCGATCATCTGCATCGACAAGCCCGGTCATGAGGCCGTGCGCTTGGAGACCCGGCCCGACCATGTGGCCTATCTCAGGCAAGAGGATGAACAGGTGATGCTGGCGGGCCCGTTCCTGTCGGATGACGGCAGCGCCATGACAGGCAGCCTGATCGTCTATGATGCCGAAACCCTCGACGAGGCCCGCGAGTTTGCGGCCGGCGACCCTTATGCCAAGGCGGGGCTGTTCGACAGCGTCACGATCCGCCCGTGGCGCAAAACGATCGACAATCGCTGA